The following coding sequences are from one Nonlabens arenilitoris window:
- the purE gene encoding 5-(carboxyamino)imidazole ribonucleotide mutase: protein MNKKVAIIMGSTSDLPVMQDAIDVLKELGIKTEVDVVSAHRTPEKMYDFGKNAHKNGIAVIIAGAGGAAHLPGMVASLSPLPVVGVPVKSSNSIDGWDSVLSILQMPGGVPVATVALNGAKNAGILAAQIIGATQEDVRERIVAYKESLKEKVTKAAQEMRNNG from the coding sequence ATGAATAAAAAAGTAGCAATTATAATGGGCTCTACTAGTGACTTGCCAGTGATGCAAGATGCTATAGATGTTTTAAAAGAATTAGGAATAAAGACTGAAGTGGATGTAGTTAGTGCTCATCGTACACCAGAGAAAATGTATGATTTTGGTAAAAATGCTCATAAAAATGGCATTGCGGTAATTATCGCTGGTGCTGGTGGAGCTGCACATTTACCAGGTATGGTGGCTAGTTTATCTCCTTTACCTGTAGTAGGTGTTCCTGTTAAATCATCAAATTCTATTGATGGCTGGGACAGTGTATTATCAATATTACAAATGCCTGGTGGCGTACCTGTCGCAACGGTGGCACTTAATGGTGCAAAAAATGCCGGTATACTTGCTGCCCAAATCATAGGAGCTACTCAAGAAGACGTACGTGAGCGTATTGTTGCTTACAAAGAAAGTCTTAAGGAAAAAGTTACTAAGGCCGCACAAGAGATGCGCAACAATGGCTAG
- the msrB gene encoding peptide-methionine (R)-S-oxide reductase MsrB codes for MKYLIIALTLIATIGCKTSTTELAQNETQEKVYEVQKSDAQWKAELTPAQYDVLRRAGTERPHTSPLNKQYAAGTLICAGCNAPVYDNAHKFDSGTGWPSYDRAIEGQVERDVDYKIGYARTELKCNTCGSHLGHEFNDGPSDTTGKRHCINGVALEFIPEGEAIPALNK; via the coding sequence ATGAAATATTTAATAATAGCATTAACTCTCATAGCAACTATAGGTTGCAAAACTTCAACAACCGAACTAGCTCAAAATGAGACCCAAGAAAAAGTATATGAAGTACAGAAATCAGATGCCCAATGGAAAGCAGAATTAACGCCTGCACAATACGATGTGTTACGCCGTGCTGGTACTGAGCGACCTCACACTAGTCCTTTAAATAAGCAATATGCCGCAGGAACCTTGATCTGTGCAGGTTGTAATGCTCCTGTTTATGATAATGCTCACAAATTTGATTCAGGTACAGGATGGCCTAGTTATGATAGGGCTATTGAAGGTCAGGTAGAACGTGATGTCGATTATAAAATAGGATATGCTCGTACAGAATTAAAATGTAATACATGTGGTAGTCACCTAGGACATGAGTTTAATGATGGGCCTAGTGATACAACAGGTAAACGCCATTGCATAAATGGAGTAGCTCTAGAATTTATACCTGAAGGTGAGGCAATTCCTGCATTAAATAAATAA
- the msrB gene encoding peptide-methionine (R)-S-oxide reductase MsrB, with amino-acid sequence MLEKTEAEWKKELTPEQYRVLREKGTERPFTGEYNTHYEDGTYSCAACGNDLYKSETKFDSGCGWPSFDDEIEGAIMRKRDVSHGMIRTEIMCANCGSHLGHVFNDGPTATGIRHCVNSVSIDFKSE; translated from the coding sequence ATGTTAGAAAAAACAGAAGCTGAATGGAAAAAAGAACTCACTCCAGAGCAATATAGAGTTCTAAGAGAAAAAGGAACAGAGCGACCATTTACAGGTGAGTATAATACGCATTATGAAGATGGAACTTATAGCTGTGCCGCCTGTGGAAATGATTTATATAAGTCTGAAACTAAATTTGACAGCGGTTGTGGATGGCCATCTTTTGATGATGAAATAGAAGGAGCTATTATGCGCAAACGTGATGTATCTCATGGTATGATACGTACCGAGATTATGTGTGCTAACTGCGGTAGCCATCTAGGCCATGTTTTTAACGATGGACCTACAGCTACTGGGATTAGACACTGCGTGAATAGTGTGAGTATAGATTTTAAAAGTGAGTGA
- a CDS encoding DEAD/DEAH box helicase has product MSFESLGLSNQLLFALRENQFSHPTPIQKLAMPDILAGKDVLGIAKTGSGKTMAYALPLLQRLEGIESENRHITALILVPTRELAAQVSEVFIPYSKALTKPLITMAVYGGASINPQMRKMNNVDILVATPGRLLELIEANAVHLKNVKALVLDEADKMLTKGFKKELDQILKLLPNRRQNLLFSATLSEDVDELQRVLLDDPVTASVEEKEEEISLIKQIGYRVTENKKGELLRHLMKEKEMTQVLIFCSSTYQVDHVNDKLKKNGIASKAIHSKKSQGARNSALSEFKSGELTALVSTDLLARGIDIEFLPFVVNYELPRSPKDFVHRIGRTGRAENPGEAITLISPEESHHWRVIQKKMKIKVWTEDLPEWNPK; this is encoded by the coding sequence ATGTCTTTTGAATCCTTAGGATTATCTAACCAATTACTTTTTGCCTTAAGAGAAAATCAATTTTCTCACCCTACACCTATTCAAAAGCTAGCCATGCCTGATATTCTTGCTGGTAAAGATGTGCTAGGAATTGCAAAAACTGGATCTGGTAAAACCATGGCATATGCCTTACCGCTTTTACAGCGACTAGAAGGAATTGAATCTGAAAACAGACATATTACCGCATTGATACTGGTACCTACTAGAGAACTAGCAGCGCAAGTAAGTGAGGTTTTTATTCCATACTCTAAAGCTTTAACAAAGCCTTTAATTACTATGGCCGTTTATGGTGGTGCTTCCATCAATCCGCAAATGCGTAAGATGAATAATGTCGATATTCTAGTAGCGACACCTGGTAGATTGTTAGAACTTATTGAAGCAAACGCAGTGCATTTAAAAAATGTCAAAGCTTTAGTCCTCGATGAAGCCGATAAAATGCTAACTAAAGGTTTTAAAAAGGAACTCGACCAGATTCTAAAGCTATTGCCTAATAGAAGACAAAACTTGTTATTCTCTGCCACGTTGAGTGAAGATGTTGATGAATTACAAAGAGTTTTGTTGGATGATCCAGTAACCGCATCTGTAGAAGAAAAGGAAGAAGAAATATCTTTAATTAAGCAAATAGGTTATCGAGTCACTGAGAATAAAAAAGGTGAATTATTAAGACATCTCATGAAAGAAAAAGAGATGACTCAAGTACTAATTTTCTGCTCTTCCACCTATCAAGTCGATCATGTAAATGATAAGCTCAAAAAGAACGGAATAGCCTCAAAAGCTATTCATAGTAAGAAAAGTCAAGGTGCAAGAAACTCTGCATTGAGCGAATTCAAATCAGGAGAATTAACAGCATTAGTCTCAACAGATCTACTCGCTCGCGGAATAGACATCGAGTTTTTACCTTTTGTAGTAAATTATGAATTACCTCGATCTCCTAAAGACTTTGTTCACCGTATAGGAAGAACCGGTCGTGCTGAAAATCCAGGAGAAGCGATCACACTTATAAGTCCCGAAGAATCACACCACTGGCGCGTAATACAAAAGAAAATGAAAATCAAAGTCTGGACTGAGGATTTACCAGAGTGGAATCCTAAGTAG
- a CDS encoding OmpA family protein has protein sequence MKMIKYLFLLITTIGFSQVSTEEFSIYFETDSAILTEQSIKNIEARLIVDQTTKITAIALIGYCDDRGSVSYNLQLATNRVQSVINYLKPRFTDNYFQQKIVGEVPLKNRSNIKAQRYRNRRVEISVTYKKTIDIPKAVVTDSIEKYRSYDILKDSLQIGDKLVFNNVIFYPGRHVLRESSFPVMDSIINSLLLHKKYEIEIQGHICCLSPGVYGRDMDTGQWNLSQARAEQVKRFLVKYGVAADRLTTVGKQANFKTGKGDFYDRRVEIHITGIREDD, from the coding sequence ATGAAGATGATAAAATACCTTTTCTTATTAATTACAACCATAGGGTTTTCTCAAGTATCGACTGAAGAATTTTCTATATACTTTGAAACCGATAGTGCAATACTAACAGAGCAATCAATTAAAAATATAGAAGCTCGATTAATTGTAGATCAAACAACAAAAATAACCGCAATTGCGCTAATTGGTTACTGTGATGATCGTGGTAGTGTTTCTTACAACCTGCAACTCGCTACTAACAGAGTACAATCAGTCATCAATTATTTAAAACCACGATTTACAGACAATTATTTTCAACAGAAAATTGTGGGTGAGGTACCATTAAAGAATCGTAGCAATATAAAAGCGCAACGTTATAGAAATAGACGAGTAGAAATAAGTGTAACCTATAAAAAAACAATAGATATACCTAAAGCAGTGGTAACCGATAGTATTGAAAAATACCGTTCATATGATATCTTAAAAGACAGTCTTCAAATAGGTGATAAACTAGTATTTAATAATGTCATTTTCTATCCAGGCAGGCATGTATTAAGAGAATCTTCTTTTCCTGTAATGGATTCTATCATTAATTCACTATTGCTTCATAAAAAATATGAAATCGAAATACAAGGACATATATGTTGTTTATCACCAGGCGTTTATGGACGTGATATGGACACAGGTCAATGGAATCTATCTCAAGCTAGAGCAGAACAAGTGAAACGCTTTCTCGTTAAATATGGAGTCGCTGCTGATCGCCTAACGACCGTAGGGAAACAGGCTAATTTTAAAACTGGAAAAGGTGATTTTTATGACCGTAGAGTTGAAATTCATATCACAGGAATACGTGAAGATGATTAA
- a CDS encoding DNA-3-methyladenine glycosylase encodes MSQKLPLSYYQQNDVVYLAKNLIGKKVVSNINGELTSGIITETEAYRGYDDKACHAHLGRFTDRTKVMYEPGGVAYVYLCYGIHHLFNIITNIDGNADAILIRAVEPVQGVEIMLKRRGKKKLDKTLTSGPGNFSKAFALDKSHYGADLTGDEVWIEKNDLLRFRESGITSTTRIGIDYAGDDKHLPRRFYLNTSQFVSKR; translated from the coding sequence ATGTCACAAAAACTACCACTTTCTTATTACCAGCAAAATGATGTGGTGTATCTCGCAAAAAATTTAATAGGTAAGAAGGTAGTGAGTAACATTAACGGAGAACTGACAAGTGGTATCATAACTGAAACTGAGGCCTATCGAGGCTATGATGATAAGGCCTGCCACGCACATTTAGGACGTTTTACAGACAGGACTAAGGTGATGTATGAACCAGGTGGCGTTGCTTATGTTTACTTGTGCTATGGTATCCATCACTTATTTAATATCATCACAAATATTGATGGTAATGCAGACGCTATCTTAATACGTGCAGTAGAGCCTGTACAAGGTGTCGAAATCATGCTCAAACGCAGAGGTAAAAAGAAACTAGATAAAACACTGACCTCAGGACCTGGCAATTTTAGTAAAGCATTTGCTTTAGATAAGTCACATTATGGAGCAGATTTAACCGGTGATGAGGTATGGATTGAAAAGAATGATTTATTACGCTTTCGCGAAAGCGGTATTACCTCAACCACTAGAATAGGAATCGATTATGCAGGAGATGATAAGCACTTACCACGGCGTTTTTACTTAAATACGAGTCAATTTGTGAGTAAGCGATAG
- a CDS encoding LytR/AlgR family response regulator transcription factor, with protein sequence MSIKTILIDDEPKAIAILKSKIERFCPELDIIATIEKPAQAFDIINELQPQLVFIDIAMPGMSGFDVLEQFKNPQFEIIFATAFDQYALDAIKQCAIGYLVKPIDNEDLVESVTNATININQKNALLKNKQLLENISQENFQKKKIVIPSIDGLEFVKVKTITHCEGVDGYTKIHFTNRKPILSSSSIGHFKKLLTHPDFYHIHKSYVVNTTHIVKYLNDGYVVLSSDATIPVARAKRAEFLERFRG encoded by the coding sequence ATGAGCATAAAAACCATTCTTATAGATGATGAGCCTAAGGCTATCGCAATTCTTAAAAGTAAGATTGAACGCTTCTGTCCAGAACTAGACATCATAGCGACTATAGAAAAACCGGCACAGGCATTTGACATCATTAACGAGTTGCAACCACAACTCGTTTTTATAGACATCGCCATGCCTGGCATGAGCGGTTTTGACGTGCTAGAGCAATTTAAAAATCCTCAATTTGAGATCATTTTTGCTACCGCATTTGATCAGTATGCGCTTGATGCTATTAAACAATGCGCCATAGGATATCTAGTAAAACCTATTGATAATGAAGATCTTGTAGAATCGGTCACAAACGCAACGATAAATATTAATCAAAAAAATGCACTCCTAAAAAACAAACAACTACTAGAAAACATAAGTCAAGAAAATTTTCAAAAAAAGAAGATTGTCATTCCTTCTATTGATGGTCTTGAGTTTGTAAAAGTAAAGACCATTACTCATTGTGAAGGCGTGGATGGTTACACTAAAATTCATTTCACTAATCGCAAACCCATACTTAGTTCAAGCAGCATCGGTCATTTTAAAAAACTTCTCACTCATCCCGATTTTTATCACATTCATAAATCTTATGTAGTGAATACCACACACATTGTAAAATATTTAAATGATGGTTATGTAGTTTTATCAAGTGACGCTACTATTCCCGTTGCCAGAGCTAAACGTGCTGAATTTTTAGAGCGATTCCGTGGTTAA
- a CDS encoding histidine kinase: MDNLAITYLFLFILILVIVIGMVFLFITFNNRKNQLLQQQLEDQLAAQKKQYESELNALRSQLNPHFVHNSLNAIQYYIQRNEVEISEDYLTKFSKLMRLFFDYSRTKTITLKEEIAFIKNI, translated from the coding sequence ATGGATAATCTAGCGATAACATACCTATTTCTATTTATCTTAATACTAGTCATTGTGATAGGAATGGTTTTTCTTTTCATCACATTCAACAATCGTAAAAACCAACTACTTCAACAACAACTAGAAGATCAACTAGCGGCTCAAAAGAAACAATATGAAAGCGAACTTAACGCACTGCGCAGCCAGTTGAATCCGCATTTTGTGCATAATAGCTTAAACGCTATCCAGTATTATATACAGCGCAATGAAGTAGAAATAAGTGAAGATTACCTCACAAAATTTTCAAAATTAATGCGCCTTTTTTTTGATTATTCTAGGACCAAAACTATTACCCTTAAAGAAGAAATTGCTTTTATTAAAAATATCTAG
- a CDS encoding MSCRAMM family protein produces MKNYINNFKLIGLSMLAMFVFSCDGNEVCGYTGDDDPDCPNLQANIGDACDSNGNGMLDGTINEFCECIGDSNLIPTACDLSSELNLTSGIDNTGMMIPAAFGAVDPFWKVLNRPPLINGNNPANPCNSPAVAPFNGDVFSMNLTGQPDTGWVNQPGAATLAPFDLGPNGSFNCNNAQNSAGQAVPFVFERAFCVLEDTAVDFSFTFEGDDEIFFELLDSNNNVLSTSPVYDWSPNTGIQTWSATALALPADTYSIRGYLLNTGSVILGFSFLGNMVTTNGDMAISNNNSDNEGNCCENNTISILNILEGINSCDRAFNDASDAIGDNWTFEVLDSNNNVIRIGTTDINGNYFFSGLADGNYTIRIINQTGWTQTVTTETVSLANNSIELITFYSCPN; encoded by the coding sequence ATGAAAAACTATATCAATAATTTTAAATTAATAGGATTGAGCATGCTAGCCATGTTTGTTTTCTCTTGCGATGGCAATGAAGTTTGTGGATACACCGGAGATGATGATCCTGATTGTCCTAATTTACAAGCTAACATAGGTGATGCATGTGATAGTAACGGAAATGGTATGCTAGACGGCACAATCAATGAGTTTTGTGAATGTATAGGCGATTCTAATTTAATACCTACCGCTTGTGACCTTTCTAGTGAATTAAACCTTACTAGTGGTATTGACAATACAGGTATGATGATTCCGGCAGCTTTTGGTGCTGTAGACCCGTTTTGGAAAGTATTGAACAGACCACCTTTAATTAATGGAAATAATCCAGCAAATCCTTGTAATAGTCCTGCTGTAGCTCCTTTTAATGGAGATGTTTTTTCTATGAATCTCACAGGTCAACCTGACACCGGATGGGTGAATCAACCTGGCGCAGCCACTCTGGCACCTTTTGACCTAGGACCTAATGGTAGTTTCAACTGTAATAATGCTCAGAATTCAGCTGGGCAAGCCGTTCCTTTTGTATTTGAACGAGCGTTTTGTGTATTGGAAGATACTGCAGTGGATTTCAGCTTTACATTTGAAGGAGATGATGAAATATTTTTTGAATTGTTAGACAGTAATAATAACGTCCTAAGCACTAGTCCTGTATATGATTGGTCACCTAACACAGGTATTCAAACATGGTCTGCTACTGCTCTTGCACTTCCTGCAGATACTTATAGTATAAGAGGTTACTTATTAAATACAGGTTCTGTAATCTTAGGATTCTCGTTTTTAGGTAATATGGTTACTACTAATGGTGATATGGCCATATCTAATAATAATAGTGATAATGAAGGAAATTGTTGTGAAAATAATACCATCAGTATTTTAAATATTCTAGAAGGAATAAATTCATGTGATAGAGCGTTTAATGATGCTAGTGATGCTATAGGAGACAACTGGACTTTTGAAGTACTGGATAGTAACAATAATGTTATAAGAATAGGCACTACTGATATTAATGGTAATTACTTCTTTTCAGGTCTTGCAGATGGAAACTATACCATAAGAATCATAAATCAAACCGGATGGACACAAACTGTAACTACTGAAACCGTGTCCTTAGCAAACAATAGTATCGAGTTAATTACTTTTTATTCTTGTCCTAATTAA
- a CDS encoding OmpA family protein — MKLLKLSMAFLTLLISLSGWAQIDHTTDNYFQISPRIGYDFPAYLNNTPYIDYNGGLEAGISFDYYWNWIGIGLDVDYIKNSPESTYPTDGLLDFDGTAFTSSTITEDGITRIFYGIGPDFQYRNASRNFSAELNTRVGLASIKGGRVTHEVAAAGGTSVPVNFHAGYDVSSALSFKLQTRFNYFFNEKWGIHAGAYYMRHINVTESTESGISTGYHTFNSDQGQNILSQRDYRQREEPCDCDISSVGIFAGVSFKLSKHDKENCQVCEKYNLAVTARDKFTKELLPDTDIVLKDAEGNVIQSGRSNAYGVVVFNDINKDDYTIEGKLYDVELESTAAVKSEFKPNETLQKEIVYSDLNFILKGNAVVCNTNTALDGVSVILNNLSQAEQKNTMTDDKGQFIFNVKQKATYSLRGKKANYFSQTETISTENYDRSTTLFVKLEVCLEEADCGRAIALKNILYDLDKYFIRADAKPELNRLVQFMKDNPSVRIEISSHTDSRGSNAYNKTLSQNRASAARDYIASQGIDADRVVGIGYGETRLLNRCADGTECSEAEHQINRRTEMKVICPE; from the coding sequence ATGAAACTTTTAAAACTCTCCATGGCGTTTTTAACGCTCTTAATTAGTTTATCGGGCTGGGCGCAAATAGATCATACCACCGATAACTATTTCCAAATCTCTCCTAGAATAGGTTATGATTTCCCTGCATACCTTAACAACACACCTTATATAGATTATAACGGTGGCCTGGAAGCTGGAATAAGCTTTGATTACTACTGGAACTGGATAGGTATAGGTCTAGATGTAGACTACATTAAAAACAGTCCAGAAAGTACTTATCCTACTGATGGGTTACTGGATTTTGACGGTACAGCATTTACTTCATCTACTATTACTGAAGATGGAATCACTAGAATATTTTACGGTATAGGACCTGATTTTCAATATCGTAATGCAAGTCGCAACTTTAGTGCAGAATTGAACACTCGTGTAGGTCTAGCTTCTATAAAAGGTGGACGCGTAACTCACGAAGTTGCGGCAGCCGGTGGAACAAGTGTACCTGTAAACTTCCATGCGGGATATGATGTGAGCAGTGCCTTAAGTTTTAAGCTACAAACAAGATTCAACTATTTCTTCAATGAAAAATGGGGAATTCACGCTGGTGCTTATTACATGAGACATATTAATGTTACAGAATCAACAGAAAGTGGAATTTCTACAGGATACCATACTTTTAATTCTGATCAAGGGCAGAACATACTTTCTCAACGCGATTACAGACAGCGCGAGGAACCTTGTGATTGCGATATATCTTCAGTTGGAATTTTTGCTGGTGTAAGTTTTAAATTAAGCAAACACGATAAAGAAAATTGTCAGGTTTGCGAAAAGTACAATCTAGCCGTTACAGCAAGAGATAAGTTCACTAAAGAATTATTACCAGACACTGATATCGTCCTTAAAGATGCTGAAGGTAATGTGATACAGTCTGGAAGATCAAACGCCTATGGTGTAGTAGTGTTTAATGATATTAATAAGGATGACTACACCATAGAAGGAAAACTATATGATGTAGAATTAGAAAGTACCGCTGCTGTTAAAAGTGAATTTAAACCTAATGAAACTTTACAAAAAGAAATCGTTTACAGCGACCTGAACTTTATCTTAAAAGGTAATGCCGTAGTATGTAACACTAATACGGCTCTTGATGGCGTATCTGTGATATTGAACAATTTATCACAAGCAGAACAAAAGAACACGATGACTGATGATAAAGGTCAGTTTATCTTTAATGTTAAGCAAAAAGCCACTTACTCTCTAAGAGGTAAAAAGGCAAATTATTTCTCTCAAACAGAAACTATTTCTACAGAGAATTATGATCGTAGTACTACTCTATTTGTAAAACTGGAAGTATGTCTAGAAGAAGCTGACTGTGGTAGAGCCATAGCTCTTAAAAACATCTTATATGATCTAGATAAATACTTCATAAGAGCTGATGCAAAACCGGAATTAAACAGACTAGTACAATTCATGAAAGATAATCCTAGTGTACGTATTGAAATCTCTTCACACACAGATTCTAGAGGTTCTAATGCCTATAACAAAACTCTTTCTCAAAATCGTGCGAGTGCTGCTAGAGATTACATCGCTTCTCAAGGAATTGATGCAGATCGAGTAGTAGGAATAGGTTATGGTGAAACTAGATTATTGAATCGTTGTGCAGATGGTACAGAATGTAGTGAGGCAGAGCATCAAATCAATCGTAGAACAGAGATGAAAGTCATCTGTCCAGAATAA
- the htpG gene encoding molecular chaperone HtpG, producing the protein MSQQGTINVAVENIFPLIKKFLYSDHEIFLRELISNATDATLKLQHLARIGEAKVELGDQKIEVKINKDAKTLHIIDQGLGMSEEEVQKYINEVAFSGAEEFLEKYKDTAKDSGIIGHFGLGFYSAFMVADKVDIITKSFKDEPAVHWSCDGSPNYTIEPADKKDFGTEIVLHISDDELEFLEESRITELLNKYNKFMPVPIKFGMKTETLPKPEDAKDEDPAPTQEVDNIINNPNPAWTKQPADLEDQDYKNFYRELYPMQFEEPLFNIHLNVDYPFNLTGILYFPKMTQDLNVQKDRIQLYQNQVYVTDNVEGIVPEFLTMLRGVIDSPDIPLNVSRSYLQADGAVKKISSYITRKVADKLKSLFNEDRAAFEEKWNDIKIVIEYGMLSEEKFFEKADKFALYPTVNGSYYTWDELIEKIKPSQTNKDDKTVVLYTSNKEAQHSYVNAATDKGYEVLLLDSPIVSHLMQKLETSKENISFVRVDADHIDNLIKKDEDQISKLSDEEKESLQKTITDTISDASYTVQVEAMSSDAAPFIITQPEFMRRMKEMQATGGGGMMGFGNMPDMYNLVVNANHDLVQEIFNSKSDEKKASLIKQSVDLAKLSQGLLKGEALTDFVKRSYDLIK; encoded by the coding sequence ATGTCACAACAAGGAACCATTAACGTAGCGGTGGAGAATATTTTCCCGCTGATTAAGAAGTTTTTATACAGTGATCACGAGATTTTTCTACGTGAGCTGATCTCCAACGCTACAGATGCAACTCTTAAGTTACAGCACCTGGCGAGAATAGGTGAAGCAAAAGTGGAACTGGGAGATCAAAAAATAGAAGTAAAGATTAATAAAGATGCAAAAACGCTTCACATCATAGATCAAGGTCTAGGGATGAGTGAAGAAGAAGTGCAGAAATATATTAACGAGGTTGCTTTTTCTGGTGCAGAGGAATTTTTAGAAAAATATAAGGATACTGCCAAGGATAGTGGAATCATAGGACATTTTGGTCTAGGGTTTTATAGTGCCTTTATGGTAGCAGATAAGGTAGATATTATTACTAAGTCATTTAAGGATGAACCTGCGGTGCACTGGTCATGTGATGGTTCACCTAACTACACGATTGAACCAGCAGATAAGAAAGACTTTGGGACAGAAATTGTGTTGCACATTTCTGATGATGAATTAGAGTTTCTAGAAGAATCTCGTATAACAGAACTGTTAAATAAGTATAATAAATTTATGCCTGTCCCAATTAAATTTGGGATGAAGACAGAGACGTTGCCTAAGCCAGAAGATGCCAAAGATGAAGATCCAGCACCTACTCAAGAGGTAGATAACATTATTAATAATCCTAATCCGGCTTGGACTAAACAACCGGCAGATTTAGAAGATCAGGATTACAAGAATTTTTATAGAGAGTTGTATCCTATGCAATTTGAGGAACCTCTTTTTAATATACACCTTAATGTAGATTATCCTTTTAATCTTACCGGTATACTGTATTTCCCTAAAATGACTCAAGATTTGAATGTACAAAAGGATCGTATCCAGTTGTATCAAAATCAAGTGTATGTTACGGATAATGTAGAAGGTATTGTACCAGAGTTTTTAACGATGTTACGTGGTGTTATTGATTCTCCAGATATACCTTTAAATGTGTCTAGATCATATTTACAAGCTGATGGAGCAGTAAAGAAAATATCTAGTTACATTACCCGTAAAGTTGCAGATAAGCTTAAGTCTTTATTCAATGAAGATCGTGCCGCATTTGAAGAAAAGTGGAACGATATAAAAATTGTCATTGAGTATGGAATGTTGAGTGAGGAAAAGTTTTTTGAAAAAGCAGATAAGTTTGCTTTATATCCTACTGTAAATGGTTCTTATTATACATGGGATGAATTAATAGAGAAAATTAAACCTTCTCAAACAAATAAAGATGATAAAACAGTTGTGTTATATACTTCAAATAAAGAAGCTCAACACAGCTATGTGAATGCAGCTACTGATAAAGGGTATGAAGTACTATTGTTAGACTCACCTATCGTATCTCACTTAATGCAAAAACTTGAAACTTCTAAGGAGAACATATCTTTTGTAAGAGTAGATGCAGACCACATTGATAATTTAATTAAAAAGGATGAAGATCAAATTTCTAAATTATCAGATGAGGAAAAAGAATCATTGCAAAAAACAATAACTGACACAATTAGTGATGCGAGTTATACTGTACAAGTAGAAGCTATGAGTAGTGATGCCGCACCATTTATAATTACACAGCCAGAGTTTATGCGTCGTATGAAGGAAATGCAGGCAACAGGTGGTGGTGGAATGATGGGCTTTGGTAATATGCCAGATATGTACAATTTAGTTGTTAATGCAAATCATGACCTAGTCCAAGAGATTTTTAATTCAAAATCTGATGAAAAGAAAGCAAGTTTGATAAAACAATCGGTAGATCTAGCAAAACTTTCTCAAGGTCTTTTAAAAGGAGAAGCCTTAACAGATTTTGTTAAAAGAAGTTATGATTTGATTAAATAA